The Spirosoma sp. SC4-14 DNA window CGGCTAAAGCCCGTAAGCAGTTAAGTGAACTTCGACTGGAAATGGGAAGCCGGTTGGGCCTGCGCGATCCAAATGTGTTCAGTAGCCTGTGGGTGCTCGATTTCCCCCTGCTCGAATACGGTGAAGAAGATGGCAATCCAGCCCGGCAACGCTGGTTTGCCATGCACCATCCGTTCACCTCGCCAAAACCTGAAGACATTTCGCTGCTGGATACCGATCTGGGGGCTGTCCGGGCCAATGCCTACGATATGGTTATCAATGGCACCGAAGTGGGTGGTGGATCGATAAGGATTTTCAACCGGGAGTTACAGGCTCGTATGTTCAGCATTCTTGGATTCTCGGACGAAGAAGCAAAAGCACAATTTGGGTTCCTGATGGACGCATTCGAATACGGCGCTCCTCCGCACGGCGGTATCGCATTCGGCTTCGACCGACTGTGTTCTATTTTCGGGGGCGATAACACCATCCGCGACTTTATTGCTTTCCCGAAAAACAACTCGGGCCGCGATGTGATGATCGACTCGCCATCGACCATTTCGCAGGCACAACTGGATGAGCTAAAAATTGCTACCGTAGCAAAATAAGGAGCCGACCCATTGACTTAAATCTGAGAAGGCTCCGTGCCATGGTTTCGAAACCGTGGCACGGAGCCTTCTCAGATTAATACGCTATAAATCAATCGCCATTGGCTTGATTATTGCTTTTCGCCCTGCCCTGCCAAAGCGTTTTCGTCGACAATAAATAGGGCGAACCGTGTCTGAACTGAACGACCAACAAACCAACTCGTTAAAACCATAAGCCAAATCTTACTTTCAATAGTGCAACTTTTCTTTTCATAAATTCTTTCTGCACAGCAGCATTTACCCAAACGTGTATTAAAGTTAATATTAGAGCAAAAATGTTGACTAAATACGCGCATTTGGTATGCAATTTGTCAAGAGGCTAGTTATCTATCCATTCTTAAAAACAGCCTCTAATGACACCTCCGCTACGCTTAGCGTTATTATTTCTATTACTTTTTCAGCTAACTCACTTACGAGCCCAGATTACCGTTACCAGCCCGGTCTCCCGAATGGTATTCCAACGCGACCTGAGCAATCAGGCCCGCGTTACAATCACGGGAACAGCCCCTTCGGGAGCCACGCTGGTCGAAGCCCGCTTCGTTCCGCTTGCCGTTGGACAGGGAGCCGTAACGGCATGGAGTTCAATGAGTTTTTTATCCGGCACGTCGTCGTTTCGCGGCACCGTTACCGTATCGGCCGGGTGGTATCGCTTAAGCGTTCGGGCAAAAAATGGGACGACAGTACTTGCCGAAAATCAGGTAGACCGGGTCGGTGTTGGCGAAGTATTTGTTGTTGCAGGCCAATCGAATGTGTACGGGGGTTTGCAGCGAGTGTCGAGCGCAACAGAAGACCGGGTCGTTTGTCTGGATTCACGACAGGATAGTATCAGCAGCCAGTTGCTACCCCTTCAGTTTAGCCATATCAATTACGGAACCTCCATTGGTCCCAGCCAGCCTCCACATCTGTGGGGATCGTTGGGCGATAAACTCGTGCAGCGGTTAAATGTTCCGGTGCTGTTTCTGGGAGCAGCGCTAGGCGGCACCAGCAGTACTGAGTGGCAGCAATCGGCAGCCGGAAACATTGGCACCACACAACGGTCATCAGTTTATCGTCAGTTGGGCGAGGCATTGCTTCATTATGTGGTCAGAACAGGAGCGCGTGCCGTACTCTGGCATCAGGGAGAAACCGATGCCTACAATGGTGTCGATCAGCAAACCTACTACAACAATCTTAACTACGTTATCCAGAAGAGCCGCCAGCAGCTTAATTCCAGCCCGCTGGCCTGGATGATCTCGCGAGTGAGCTACAACAATGGCCTCACAAGTCCAGCTATAATTGCGGCCCAGAATCAACTCATTGCCGATCTCCCCAATACGTTTCCGGGCCCGGCGACCGATAGTATTATTGGCCCAACCAACCGTCCTGATAATATCCATATGACAGGCGAAGGATTGATTCGGTTTACAAATGCCTGGGATCAGTCTCTTTCCAGTCAGTTTTTTCAGAATGCTATCCCCTTTATGCCAACCGATTCGGCAACGCTGATCACAACGAGTTATACGTTACCAATGATCCGTCGGCAGGGCGATACGGTTGCGGTGGCCTCCCTACGTAGTGATCCTCGTCAGACCGGTAGTCAATACATTGCTCAGCTCGTTCGGGCCAGCGATGGTGTCGTTGTTTACGAATCGGCTCCCGGCACCGAGAACCCCATACTGCTAAAACTACCGGCTACACTGGCGAATGATATATATCGGCTCCGAACCCGTTCTACATCTCCGGCTATCGTTGGCACACCGGGCGAACCTTTTACGGTACAGCAATCTGCTTCATCCCAAAAACTTCTTCCTGTCTATCACCAGCCGATTCAGGGGGGCACCGCCGATCCCGCTATCAAACGATTTACGTACCGATACGAACCGGGCTCGCATGGCTTTTATGCAATGGCCGAAACCACCGCCCCCGTTGAGGTTCGGATACAGCGAATCGATGGCGGTAGTTTCGATAGTTCGGATTGGTATCTGATGCCGCCGAGTTCGCAGGCACCGGACTACGACGATTTTGGCGATTTCAACTATATCCGTAACTACCCTCCTACCTATGGCGGAGTTGGTGGTGTAGAGCCGAAAGGACAGTATCGATACTCGATCCGACGGCAGGGCGATACGGGACCGGGCTTGTGGTTCGATCTGTATTTTTTGGGAATACGCACGATCCTGTACCAGAATGAGCCCGTTTCGTCCATCCCGCCCGTTCTGAATCTGGGCGATTTACCCAACTCGCCTACCTGTCTGGACAGTTACGCAACCGTTTACATCGATGTGTCGGATGGCTCTCTAAATACCGGGAATACCTTTAGTGCCCGCTTGTCGGATGCCAGCGGTTCATTTACCAACGAAACGATAATTGGTACCAGCAGCACCAGTCCGGTATATGCCACCATTCCATCGTCGTTACCAGCGGGCTACAACTATCGCATTCGGGTGGTGGCCAGTAATCCGGCGGTTGCGAGTGCGCCCAGTGCGCCTTTAGCGATCTGCAACTGGGCCGACCTATCACTGGACATGCAGTTGAGCAATCGGACGCCACTCCCCAACCAGCCCGTTACGCTGACCGTAGTGCTGACCAATTCAGGGCCATTATCGACAAGCAATGTGACCATCCAAAGCCGATTACCAACGAGTATGGAGTTTGTCGATGCCAGCACCAACGGCATCAGCGTAGCCAACAATATTGTCAGTATGCATGCAGGAGCGCTCGCCAGTAATATGAACGCTCCGTTTGTCTTACGGCTTAAGCCCAATCAGCAGGGTACATTTTCGGTTTCCGCACAAATCATGGCCAGCGACCGCTTTGACCCCGACAGCCAACCTAATTCGGGTACGGGCGACGGTCAGGACGATGCCGCTGCGGTTGATCTTCGCACACCCGACGCTAGCGGCCAGCTCTACGTTTCTCCAAATCCTGACCAGGTGCCGCTCCCCTCGGTGGAGTCGAACCAGCCGCCAGCCGACCCTGCTAAAGCTGATCTTAGTCTACTCATAAGTGCCAGCAGCCTCACAACGCCCGTGAACGGCACTGTTACACTGACGGCAACGATTAACAATCTGGGGGGGTTAGCAGCTACCAATACCAAACTTCAACTGGTTTTACCAACGGGATGGCAGGTGGCCAGTACAAGTGGCTTAACCGTCAGTGGACAGAACGTTACGGTCGACGCCGGGACAATTGCCGCCAGCAATTTTTACAGTGTTACCATTCCGGTTCGGGTAAGCAGCACGGCTACGGTTATGGCCCAGATTCTGAGCGTTAGTCAGCCCGACCCCGATTCGACACCCGGCAATGGCTACAACAATGGCGAAGACGACGAAACTCAGGTAAGCATAAGGTTAAGGCAGTAACATCCAAAAAATATATTTTATATACATAAATAACCATTCTGTCTAACTAAAAAACTAATATGTTTTATATTGTGGGCTCAAATTTATTCGTCTCGCCATTCATTAATTTTACATGCCCACTTCTACTGCTGTTCGTCAGGCTCTTGGCCTTTCGTTTTTTCTCATACGTTTCTTATTTTCTTCCACTGTTTTTGCCCAAACATCCTCCCCTTCTGATTCCTCTAAGGCTACACCCTTCGACACCCTGAAAGCTCAACTGGAGGCTGAGCAAAAACGCATTATGGACCCGGCCCTGGGCCGCGTTCCCTATGAGCGGCTAGGCCCCATTCAGGATCAATTGGCTACAAAAAAAGCACCGGGAGCCATAACCAACGGCATTCCTAACGTGACCTGGCAGGAACGTGGCCCCAGCAACGCCGGTGGCCGCACCCGCGCTCTACTGTTCGACCCCAATGACCCTAACCACAAAAAAGTATGGGCAGGAAGCGTTGCGGGCGGCTTGTGGTTTAGCCCCGACATTACGGCCACCAACCCATCCTGGACGCCCGTCGGCGACGACTGGGCTAATTTGGTCATTACCGCTTTGGCCGCCGACCCATCGAATCCGCAAATCATGTATGCAGGTACCGGCAATATTTATGAGTATTCTTCCGGTGGCGGCATCTGGAAAACAACCAACGGCGGTCAATCCTGGAACCGCCTGACAAGCACCATTCCGGGCGGCTCATATCCATCTATCGGTACGGCTTTTTATTACATACAACGAATCGCGGTCAATAACGCGGGTCATGTATTTGCTGCCACACAATATGGTGTAGCCCGATCTACCGATGGCGGTACCACCTGGAGCTATACGCTGGCACCGGCCCAAAATATAGGCGCAACGGGCACGTCGACAAATGCGTATGACGATAAGGTGACCGATCTGGAAATTGGCTCCGATGGTACGGTCTATGCCGCTTTTAATCCAACGAAACTCTACAAGTCGACAAACGGCACAACCTGGACAGACATAACTCCTGCTGGCTCTCCCACGGGTGAACGTACCGAACTGGCATTAGCTCCTTCGACAAGCGGCACTAGCCAGGTGGTATATGCGGTAACCCGAAAATACAATTCGACAAATTATGGTCAGGATGCGCTCTGGTTTAAGAAAAGCACTAACGGTGGCACCTCCTGGACTGATATTACCATTCCTACATACGGTAACTCAGCAATCTATCATTTTACGGGTGGCGATGGTTATTCTGCTCTAAGCCTAACTGTTTATCCAACAGATCCTAATATTATTTATGCAGGAGGAGCATTCTGGTTTCGGTCGACTGACGGTGGCTCAACCTGGAGTCAGTCCTCAACAGATTATGCATATCAGCATGGTCTGGTTCTTCAACCGGGTAGCAGTGTAGGCGCTGTAGTCTATAATGATAAAGGAACCTTCTGGTCTGCTGATTGGGGTAATACGACCACAGCTCAGCCAACTCTATTAGATCGCAATGCTGGCTATCGGGCAGGCGAAGCCAGCTCGGCAGCTATGAGAAGTAGTGCAGGAAGCCAGTACCTGATTGGTACGATGACGACACTAGGCTTAGCCAAATTAACGCAGGCGAATCTATCACCTGCATCTTATATTTATGCATCAGGCAGCCAGTCAGGGATAACCTTTATTGATGAAGAAACACCTAACGTTCAGCTTTTCTCACAATGGGGTAATTATTATTTATACGACAATAATTCCTATCCACAATATCTCTTCTATTCGAATGGCAACTATGGCGTAGCTGATTACGATAGCCCAACCAACGTCTTGTATGTAGCCGATGTTGCCAATAATGCCAATGCCATCCGGCGTGTCGCAGGTATTGGATCAGGATCAACGACAACAACGTATCTTTCTCTTACAGGTGTTACCGACTCGCCTTCATTCATCAAGCTAAGCAGAGACCGGAGCACTCTGTTTATTGGGTTAGCTTATTCTGGCAAGCTATATAAAATGACGGGGCTTACTCAGACAACTCCTACGCTGACAGCTATCGACAACAATGCTTTCCCCCAATATTCGACTATCTCCGGTATTGAGGTTGGGGCTACAGCCAATGAGCTAATTGTTATTCTGTCGAACTATGGTGTTAAGTCGGTCTGGTATACCAACGACGGAGGGACCACCTGGACCAGTAAGGACGAAGCCAGCTACGGCCTGCCCGATATACCTGTTTATACAGTGATGGTCAATCCGCAAAACTACAAGCAGGTCTTGTTAGGCACCGAAGTTGGCGTATGGTCGAGTAACGACATTACGGCCAGCAATCCGAACTGGTCGTTTTCAAATGCAGGAATGGCTAATGTCAGGGTCAATCAGCTTCGGTATCGGGCTTCCGATGGCAAGGTCGTAGCGGCAACCACCGGTCGGGGCATTTTTAGCTCCGATATTTTCGCCATTCCCTATACGTTGCCCAGCATTACGCTCACGGGTATATCAAACATGAGTCTTTGCGCAGGGAATACCTTTTCGGTTTCGTTTACCACCAGTGGTCCCGCTTTTGTAGCTGGCAACCAGTTCGAGGTATGGATTTCCGATGCCGCTGGTGATTTTACGAATGCTCAGCGTATAGGCACGGGTTCAACTAGCCCTATTGCAGCTACTTTGCCAAGTGGCTCCTCAGCCTTCCCTTACGGCACTAATTACAAAATCAAGGTGATAGCCACCAATCCAGATGTTGAGAGTGGGCAAAGCAGTGCTCTGGCAATTGGAGATTTAACCTATGCATCTGTAAATGACAGAAGTAGTTTGCTCAATCAGTATAGTAATGGAGGGACAATTTGTACTGGAAGTCAGACAACCCTTTATGCAATTGCCAGTAGTACAAACTCAAATACGGCCACAGCAGAAAGCTATGTCTGGTCCCTTAATGGTAATGTGATCAGTATAACTACATCCTCTACGCTAGCTGTCCAACAGGCTGGTATATATACTGTCGTCGCTAAAAAAGCAGGATGCTCGGCA harbors:
- a CDS encoding sialate O-acetylesterase encodes the protein MTPPLRLALLFLLLFQLTHLRAQITVTSPVSRMVFQRDLSNQARVTITGTAPSGATLVEARFVPLAVGQGAVTAWSSMSFLSGTSSFRGTVTVSAGWYRLSVRAKNGTTVLAENQVDRVGVGEVFVVAGQSNVYGGLQRVSSATEDRVVCLDSRQDSISSQLLPLQFSHINYGTSIGPSQPPHLWGSLGDKLVQRLNVPVLFLGAALGGTSSTEWQQSAAGNIGTTQRSSVYRQLGEALLHYVVRTGARAVLWHQGETDAYNGVDQQTYYNNLNYVIQKSRQQLNSSPLAWMISRVSYNNGLTSPAIIAAQNQLIADLPNTFPGPATDSIIGPTNRPDNIHMTGEGLIRFTNAWDQSLSSQFFQNAIPFMPTDSATLITTSYTLPMIRRQGDTVAVASLRSDPRQTGSQYIAQLVRASDGVVVYESAPGTENPILLKLPATLANDIYRLRTRSTSPAIVGTPGEPFTVQQSASSQKLLPVYHQPIQGGTADPAIKRFTYRYEPGSHGFYAMAETTAPVEVRIQRIDGGSFDSSDWYLMPPSSQAPDYDDFGDFNYIRNYPPTYGGVGGVEPKGQYRYSIRRQGDTGPGLWFDLYFLGIRTILYQNEPVSSIPPVLNLGDLPNSPTCLDSYATVYIDVSDGSLNTGNTFSARLSDASGSFTNETIIGTSSTSPVYATIPSSLPAGYNYRIRVVASNPAVASAPSAPLAICNWADLSLDMQLSNRTPLPNQPVTLTVVLTNSGPLSTSNVTIQSRLPTSMEFVDASTNGISVANNIVSMHAGALASNMNAPFVLRLKPNQQGTFSVSAQIMASDRFDPDSQPNSGTGDGQDDAAAVDLRTPDASGQLYVSPNPDQVPLPSVESNQPPADPAKADLSLLISASSLTTPVNGTVTLTATINNLGGLAATNTKLQLVLPTGWQVASTSGLTVSGQNVTVDAGTIAASNFYSVTIPVRVSSTATVMAQILSVSQPDPDSTPGNGYNNGEDDETQVSIRLRQ